In a single window of the Thermofilaceae archaeon genome:
- a CDS encoding UbiD family decarboxylase yields the protein MSELVRLRGFVERLEAEGLLQRFSQPVSTDYECAYWLKVFDGSKGVLFEKPKGYEIPIVGNVITNRSVLYKLLNATGDEQAFSKLLRAVNNPLPLKIEGAPGEFKRFSGIERLPVLRSYEGEAGPYITSAVIIAREPGGEVLNASIHRMLVIDGSHLAVRVVPRHLYYILEKARKAGVNLPVAVVIGSPPEVYVAAASSPPYGVFELEVANALMEGKLRAFETENGIPVPLESEIIIIGELRIDVSAPEGPFVDVLGTLDVVRVQPVLEVKEVLVREDALYYAILQGGCEHALLMGFYREALIWDSVRRVVPRVKAVRLLKAGGGWLTAAVSISKSTDGDAKNALLAAFAAHPSLKIAIVVDEDVNIDDPNELLWAITTRMQPAEDLIVLQGFRGSSLDPSADPEGLTTSKLGIDATIPLTRDKKAFLRARIPYPS from the coding sequence GTGTCGGAGTTGGTAAGGCTCAGGGGCTTCGTGGAACGGTTAGAAGCAGAGGGTTTGCTGCAACGCTTCTCTCAGCCGGTGTCAACGGATTACGAGTGCGCGTACTGGTTAAAGGTGTTTGACGGTTCTAAAGGCGTCCTTTTCGAGAAGCCTAAGGGTTACGAGATACCAATCGTCGGCAACGTCATCACCAATCGCAGCGTACTCTATAAGCTTCTGAACGCAACGGGAGATGAGCAGGCATTCTCCAAGCTCCTCAGAGCCGTTAACAACCCTTTACCGCTGAAGATTGAGGGAGCACCCGGGGAATTCAAGAGGTTCAGCGGCATCGAGCGATTGCCCGTGCTGCGCAGCTACGAAGGCGAAGCGGGCCCCTACATCACCTCTGCAGTAATCATCGCGAGGGAGCCAGGAGGGGAAGTGCTCAACGCCAGCATACATCGCATGCTAGTGATTGATGGGAGTCACCTGGCCGTAAGAGTTGTTCCCCGCCACCTCTACTACATCCTTGAGAAAGCTCGGAAGGCTGGCGTAAACCTCCCTGTCGCTGTCGTTATCGGATCTCCGCCGGAAGTGTACGTGGCCGCGGCATCATCACCTCCCTACGGGGTATTCGAACTCGAGGTTGCGAACGCCCTGATGGAAGGTAAACTTAGGGCGTTCGAAACCGAAAACGGTATTCCCGTTCCGCTGGAATCCGAAATAATCATTATCGGCGAGCTCAGGATAGATGTGAGCGCTCCCGAGGGTCCTTTCGTCGATGTTCTAGGAACTCTTGATGTTGTGAGAGTGCAGCCGGTCCTCGAAGTGAAGGAAGTGCTGGTGAGAGAGGATGCTCTCTACTATGCGATACTCCAAGGGGGGTGCGAGCACGCGCTGCTAATGGGCTTTTACAGGGAGGCTTTGATTTGGGACAGCGTCAGAAGGGTGGTTCCCCGGGTCAAAGCTGTCAGACTGCTAAAGGCTGGCGGGGGCTGGCTTACGGCAGCAGTATCAATATCGAAGAGCACCGATGGGGACGCCAAGAACGCTTTGCTGGCAGCGTTCGCTGCACATCCCTCCCTAAAGATCGCGATAGTGGTGGACGAGGATGTGAACATCGATGATCCGAACGAGCTCTTATGGGCCATAACGACGCGCATGCAGCCGGCTGAAGACTTAATCGTGCTTCAAGGATTCAGGGGTTCGAGCCTAGACCCTTCAGCAGATCCGGAGGGCTTGACCACTTCGAAGTTGGGTATCGACGCTACAATACCTCTCACGAGGGACAAGAAAGCTTTCCTACGCGCTCGCATACCCTATCCTAGTTGA